The Leucoraja erinacea ecotype New England chromosome 19, Leri_hhj_1, whole genome shotgun sequence genome has a segment encoding these proteins:
- the LOC129706358 gene encoding lumican-like, with protein sequence MKLIQLPIFALLVSCILCQYDYDSFFGYYPANQAGHPYPVCSVECECPYTFPTAMYCNDRKLKTIPTVPAQIKYVYLQNNQLTGIPSNAFENATDLRWIILDNNQIINENVGKKVFSKLKSLQRLYINKNNLTEVIPSLPKSLIELKMSSNQISKIGNGLKGLENLTTLVLEGNKLKDVGGVLGNLKSLMFVDLSMNKLTKLPDVLPPGIEMLYMDDNDIDKIPKDYLIKYPTLQYLRMANNKITDEGLPDKVFNVTSLIELDLAFNELKSIPVVNENLENLYLQANQIEKFTLSSFCRVTTAMDFSRIKHLRLDGNHLTRESLPIDMSQCLRVAGDISIN encoded by the exons ATGAAGCTCATTCAACTTCCTATATTCGCTTTGCTGGTCAGCTGCATACTTTGTCAGTATGACTACGATTCATTCTTTGGTTATTATCCAGCAAACCAAGCAGGTCATCCATATCCAGTTTGCTCAGTTGAGTGTGAGTGTCCCTACACCTTCCCCACTGCCATGTACTGCAATGACCGCAAGCTTAAAACAATCCCAACCGTGCCAGCACAGATAAAGTATGTTTACCTCCAAAACAACCAGCTCACGGGCATTCCAAGCAATGCTTTCGAAAACGCCACCGACTTGCGATGGATTATCCTCGACAACAATCAGATCATCAACGAGAATGTAGGCAAGAAAGTCTTCTCAAAGCTAAAGTCTTTACAGAGGTTGTATATCAACAAGAACAACCTGACAGAAGTCATCCCCTCCCTACCCAAGTCATTGATAGAGCTGAAAATGTCGTCAAACCAGATCTCGAAGATTGGAAACGGCTTAAAAGGACTTGAAAATCTGACTACGCTGGTACTGGAAGGCAACAAGTTGAAAGATGTCGGCGGAGTACTGGGCAATTTGAAGTCACTGATGTTTGTTGACTTGAGTATGAACAAATTAACCAAACTACCTGACGTTCTTCCGCCAGGCATCGAAATGCTCTACATGGATGACAATGACATTGACAAGATTCCTAAGGACTACTTAATTAAATATCCCACCTTGCAATACCTACgcatggcaaataataaaataacaGATGAAGGACTCCCCGACAAAGTCTTCAATGTCACCTCACTGATTGAGTTGGATCTTGCCTTCAATGAATTGAAGTCAATCCCAGTTGTCAACGAAAACCTAGAAAATCTGTATCTACAGGCGAATCAGATTGAAA AGTTCACCTTGTCTAGCTTCTGTCGTGTAACCACCGCTATGGATTTCTCCAGGATCAAACACCTGCGACTGGATGGCAATCATCTCACCCGTGAAAGCTTACCCATAGATATGTCACAGTGCCTCCGCGTGGCTGGGGACATTTCAATCAATTGA